The Streptomyces sp. P9-A4 genome contains a region encoding:
- a CDS encoding ABC transporter substrate-binding protein translates to MTGRRLTSLLAYVTTAAAGASLLTGCGVLPGATGGSREPVTVMTWAPDQTRATNMPGMPAMAQTYARWINSQGGIDGHELRVLTCNEHNTPSGAAACARRAVHEKAVAVVGSYSQNGRAFMAPLEAAEIPYIGGYGITEDEFTSPLSYPVNGGQASLIAGHGMQLAESCRTVSLVRPDTLAGDKLPELLNSGLRKASHRSAVDIPAVEDAAEYTAQAGRAREKAGDRNGCVTAVLGERTQTFFDSFRRLPEQEDGEGGKRDSVRISSVLGSVGQPVIDRTGGAHSPFEGAFVTGWYPEAADKSWAPMREVIQEHAFADNRVDPSDAGVQTTWIAYTVLKEVVESLGTDRITAAQITHALDRGERIDTGGLTPSLRWRYEDLLGAPGFPRIVNHEVTFQVVRKGRLVAQRPGFVDVGATVLSAP, encoded by the coding sequence ATGACCGGTAGGCGACTGACCTCACTCCTCGCGTACGTCACGACCGCGGCGGCCGGAGCCTCGTTGCTCACCGGGTGTGGCGTGCTCCCTGGGGCCACGGGGGGCTCCAGGGAGCCCGTCACCGTGATGACCTGGGCCCCCGACCAGACCCGCGCGACCAACATGCCCGGAATGCCCGCGATGGCGCAGACCTACGCCCGCTGGATCAACTCCCAGGGCGGCATCGACGGGCACGAACTGCGCGTCCTCACCTGCAACGAGCACAACACCCCCTCGGGCGCCGCGGCCTGCGCCCGCCGGGCCGTCCACGAGAAGGCGGTCGCGGTCGTCGGCTCGTACAGCCAGAACGGCCGCGCCTTCATGGCCCCGCTCGAAGCCGCGGAGATCCCGTACATCGGCGGCTACGGCATCACGGAGGACGAGTTCACGAGCCCGCTCTCCTACCCCGTCAACGGCGGGCAGGCCTCGCTCATCGCCGGGCACGGCATGCAGCTCGCCGAGTCCTGCCGGACGGTCTCGCTCGTCCGGCCCGACACCCTCGCCGGGGACAAACTGCCCGAACTGCTCAACTCGGGCCTCCGCAAGGCGAGCCACCGCAGCGCCGTCGACATCCCGGCCGTCGAGGACGCCGCCGAGTACACCGCGCAGGCCGGCCGGGCCCGCGAGAAGGCCGGCGACAGGAACGGCTGCGTCACCGCCGTGCTCGGCGAGCGCACCCAGACCTTCTTCGACTCCTTCCGCCGGCTCCCCGAGCAGGAGGACGGCGAAGGCGGCAAGCGGGACTCCGTACGGATCTCCTCGGTGCTCGGCAGCGTCGGCCAGCCCGTGATCGACCGCACCGGAGGCGCGCACAGCCCCTTCGAGGGCGCCTTCGTCACCGGCTGGTACCCGGAGGCCGCCGACAAGAGCTGGGCGCCGATGCGCGAGGTCATCCAGGAGCACGCGTTCGCCGACAACCGCGTCGACCCGTCCGACGCGGGCGTGCAGACCACCTGGATCGCCTACACGGTCCTCAAGGAGGTCGTCGAGTCCCTCGGCACCGACCGGATCACCGCCGCGCAGATCACCCACGCCCTCGACCGGGGCGAGCGGATCGACACCGGCGGCCTGACCCCCAGCCTGCGCTGGAGGTACGAGGACCTGCTCGGCGCCCCCGGATTCCCCCGGATCGTCAACCACGAGGTGACGTTCCAGGTGGTCCGCAAGGGCCGGCTCGTGGCCCAGCGGCCCGGCTTCGTCGACGTCGGCGCGACGGTCCTCAGCGCGCCCTGA
- a CDS encoding SCO4402 family protein, giving the protein MVGMPLNDMPWWRWRSNARSALHMLSDPGFHETTWLAGLDGYGDVTDAVYRLVEDTWLDNWSAEKYVGSIFRDTAEAALVDAAVLRVLRIMHQVGPDAPVSAYLQHPGWPEAVRAAREAHVHLARADGEDPDTPPCSLDVLHLMTGA; this is encoded by the coding sequence ATGGTCGGCATGCCGCTCAACGACATGCCGTGGTGGCGCTGGCGCAGCAACGCGCGCTCGGCGCTGCACATGCTCTCCGATCCCGGGTTCCACGAGACGACCTGGCTGGCCGGCCTGGACGGGTACGGCGACGTCACCGACGCCGTCTACCGCCTGGTCGAGGACACCTGGCTCGACAACTGGTCCGCCGAGAAGTACGTGGGCTCGATCTTCCGCGACACCGCCGAGGCCGCCCTCGTCGACGCCGCCGTCCTCCGGGTGCTCCGCATCATGCACCAGGTGGGCCCGGACGCCCCCGTCTCCGCCTACCTCCAGCACCCCGGCTGGCCCGAGGCCGTACGGGCCGCCCGCGAGGCCCACGTACACCTGGCGCGGGCGGACGGCGAGGACCCCGACACGCCTCCGTGCTCGCTGGACGTGCTGCACCTCATGACGGGGGCCTGA
- a CDS encoding acyl-CoA dehydrogenase family protein, translating to MDFRLTEDQRALSRGVRDLLEGRFDREALRAAVDAPALDRELWRELGDAGFFALRLPEEDGGVGLGLPEAVLVFEEAGRALLPGPLVATHLAAGSVPGAAEGTVVVTEADEGLVPWLDEADVVIGDAGGAVPMRSVDPLTPLHRVPGERGHGEGGLLAGGDGRLVAALLLAAEQVGSAGWATEAAVGYAREREQFGQPIGAFQAVKHLCAGMLVRTELARAAVRAASVTADPVEIAGAKLLADTAAVGNARDCLQVLGGMGFTWEADVHLHLKRAWVRAELRLPAARAEEAVAAGL from the coding sequence GTGGACTTCCGACTCACCGAGGACCAGCGGGCCCTCAGCAGGGGCGTACGCGACCTCCTCGAAGGCCGCTTCGACCGCGAGGCGCTCCGGGCCGCCGTCGACGCCCCCGCGCTGGACCGGGAGCTGTGGCGGGAACTCGGCGACGCCGGGTTCTTCGCCCTGCGGCTGCCCGAGGAGGACGGGGGCGTGGGGCTCGGCCTCCCGGAGGCGGTGCTCGTCTTCGAGGAGGCGGGCCGGGCCCTGCTGCCGGGCCCGCTGGTGGCCACGCACCTCGCGGCCGGTTCCGTGCCGGGCGCGGCGGAGGGCACCGTCGTCGTCACCGAGGCCGACGAGGGGCTGGTCCCCTGGCTGGACGAGGCCGACGTGGTGATCGGGGACGCGGGCGGCGCCGTGCCGATGCGGTCGGTGGACCCGCTGACACCGCTCCACCGGGTCCCGGGGGAGCGGGGGCACGGAGAGGGCGGGCTCCTCGCGGGTGGGGACGGCCGGCTCGTTGCCGCGCTGCTCCTCGCCGCCGAGCAGGTCGGGAGCGCCGGGTGGGCCACCGAGGCGGCCGTCGGGTACGCCCGCGAGCGGGAGCAGTTCGGGCAGCCGATCGGGGCCTTCCAGGCCGTCAAGCACCTGTGCGCCGGGATGCTCGTCCGTACCGAACTCGCCCGCGCCGCCGTCCGCGCCGCCTCCGTCACCGCCGACCCCGTCGAGATCGCCGGGGCCAAGCTGCTCGCCGACACGGCCGCCGTCGGCAACGCCAGGGACTGCCTCCAGGTGCTCGGCGGCATGGGCTTCACCTGGGAGGCGGACGTCCATCTGCACCTCAAGCGGGCCTGGGTGCGGGCCGAGCTGCGGCTGCCCGCCGCGCGGGCGGAGGAGGCGGTGGCGGCCGGACTGTGA
- a CDS encoding ATP-binding protein: MQVLQVQLEVGPDPAEVSRARRWARSRLAGSGIGEDESLADTLVLLISELVTNAVVHTGCPAVLRMLFAAGGGVRVEVADASDRPPKPRHAEGDDTNGRGLELVDGLADRWGWQPEGVGKSIWCEVDRSAPAAPSPAASLPPGRVRC, encoded by the coding sequence GTGCAGGTGCTTCAGGTTCAGTTGGAGGTCGGGCCCGACCCGGCCGAGGTGAGTCGGGCCCGGAGGTGGGCCCGGTCGAGGCTCGCCGGCTCGGGCATAGGGGAGGACGAGTCGCTGGCGGACACGCTGGTGCTGCTCATCTCCGAGCTCGTGACCAATGCCGTGGTGCACACCGGCTGCCCGGCCGTGCTCCGGATGCTGTTCGCGGCGGGGGGCGGGGTGCGGGTCGAGGTGGCCGATGCGAGCGACCGCCCGCCGAAGCCCCGGCACGCCGAGGGTGACGACACCAACGGGCGCGGCCTGGAGCTCGTGGACGGCCTCGCGGACCGGTGGGGCTGGCAGCCCGAGGGCGTCGGCAAGAGCATCTGGTGCGAGGTGGACCGGTCGGCTCCGGCCGCGCCTTCGCCGGCGGCTTCCCTGCCCCCCGGCCGGGTGCGCTGCTGA
- a CDS encoding class I adenylate-forming enzyme family protein, which yields MDQTAHALGESGTLWELVERRAALTPGLPVLLQGDRVLTFGGLRDRAERCAAGLYAMGVRPGTVVAWQLPTRIETAVLSFALARVGAVQTPVIPFYRDKEVGFALRESKAEFFAVPGVWRGFDHTGMARRLGARGIFEAYDDLPDGDPAVLPPPPSSGTDVRWIYWTSGTTSDPKGVLHTDRSLLAGGSCLAHALRLTAEDVGSMAFPYAHIAGPDYTVMLLLYGFPAVMFEQFALPDALGEYRRHGVTVAGGSTAFYAMFLAQQREHPDEPVIPTLRLLAGGGAPKPPEIYHAVRKELGCQLTHGYGMTEVPMITMGDPDDTTENLATTEGRPPAGMEIRITATGEVRLRGEAVCRGYLDPAQTAAAFDEDGFLITGDVGHLTPSGHLVLTGRIKDIIIRKGENISAKEIEDLLHEHPGVGDAAVIGLPDTERGERVCAVVEQPPGAAPLTLPAVTAFLREAGLSVHKLPEQLEVVDALPRNETLRKVLKYRLREQYGPRP from the coding sequence ATGGATCAGACCGCGCACGCCCTGGGCGAGTCCGGCACGCTCTGGGAACTCGTCGAACGCCGCGCCGCCCTCACCCCCGGCCTGCCCGTCCTCCTCCAGGGCGACCGGGTGCTCACCTTCGGCGGGCTCCGGGACCGGGCCGAGCGCTGCGCCGCCGGGCTGTACGCCATGGGGGTGCGGCCGGGGACGGTCGTCGCCTGGCAGCTGCCCACCCGCATCGAGACCGCCGTGCTCTCCTTCGCGCTCGCCCGCGTCGGAGCCGTACAGACGCCCGTGATCCCCTTCTACCGGGACAAGGAGGTCGGCTTCGCGCTGCGCGAGTCCAAGGCCGAGTTCTTCGCCGTCCCCGGTGTCTGGCGCGGCTTCGACCACACCGGGATGGCCCGGCGGCTCGGCGCGCGCGGGATCTTCGAGGCCTACGACGACCTGCCCGACGGCGACCCGGCCGTGCTGCCCCCGCCGCCCTCCTCCGGGACCGACGTCCGCTGGATCTACTGGACCTCCGGCACGACCTCCGACCCCAAGGGCGTCCTGCACACCGACCGTTCCCTGCTCGCCGGCGGCTCCTGCCTCGCCCACGCGCTGCGGCTCACCGCCGAGGACGTCGGCTCGATGGCCTTCCCGTACGCGCACATCGCCGGGCCCGACTACACCGTGATGCTGCTGCTGTACGGGTTCCCGGCCGTCATGTTCGAGCAGTTCGCGCTGCCCGACGCCCTCGGCGAGTACCGGCGGCACGGGGTGACCGTGGCCGGCGGCTCCACCGCCTTCTACGCGATGTTCCTCGCCCAGCAGCGCGAGCACCCGGACGAACCCGTCATCCCCACCCTCCGGCTGCTCGCGGGCGGCGGCGCGCCCAAGCCCCCGGAGATCTACCACGCCGTACGCAAGGAGCTGGGCTGTCAGCTCACCCACGGGTACGGCATGACCGAGGTCCCCATGATCACCATGGGCGACCCCGACGACACCACCGAGAACCTCGCGACCACCGAGGGACGCCCGCCCGCCGGCATGGAGATACGGATCACCGCCACCGGAGAGGTCCGGCTGCGCGGCGAGGCCGTCTGCCGGGGCTATCTCGACCCGGCGCAGACCGCCGCCGCCTTCGACGAGGACGGCTTCCTCATCACCGGCGACGTCGGACACCTCACCCCGAGCGGCCACCTCGTCCTCACCGGCCGCATCAAGGACATCATCATCCGCAAGGGCGAGAACATCTCGGCCAAGGAGATCGAGGACCTCCTCCACGAGCACCCCGGCGTCGGCGACGCCGCCGTCATCGGCCTCCCGGACACCGAACGCGGGGAACGCGTCTGCGCCGTCGTCGAACAGCCGCCCGGCGCCGCCCCGCTGACCCTCCCGGCGGTCACCGCCTTCCTGCGGGAGGCCGGCCTGTCCGTCCACAAGCTGCCGGAACAGCTGGAGGTGGTGGACGCGCTCCCCCGCAACGAGACGCTGCGGAAGGTCCTCAAGTACCGGCTGAGGGAGCAGTACGGCCCGAGGCCGTGA
- a CDS encoding amidohydrolase family protein, with the protein MTELPRIISVDDHVIEPAHLFDTWLPKKYRDRGPRPLTAGIGELAYVAGKYQITMDPDGPPTDWWIYEDLKFPYKRNIAAVGFDRDEMTLEGITREEMRRGCWDPVARLKDMDLNHVEASLCFPTFPRFCGQTFAEAHDKEVALACVRAYNDWMVEEWCGGSGGRLIPLCIIPLWDIDLAVAEIRRNAARGVRAVTFSEIPTHLGLPSIHSGYWDPFFAVCQETGTVVNMHIGSSSQMPAASPDAPPAVQASLSFNNAMASMMDFLFSGVLVKFPRLKLAYSEGQMGWIPYALERADDVWEEHRAWGGVRDLIPEPPSTYYYRQIFCCFFRDKHGIASLDVVGRDNATFETDYPHVDSTFPHTKEVALDHVQGLDDETVYKLMRGNAIRMLDLDFDRGRGTV; encoded by the coding sequence ATGACGGAACTGCCCCGCATCATCAGCGTCGACGACCACGTGATCGAGCCCGCCCACCTCTTCGACACCTGGCTCCCGAAGAAGTACCGGGACCGGGGGCCCCGGCCGCTCACCGCCGGCATCGGGGAGCTCGCCTACGTCGCCGGGAAGTACCAGATCACGATGGACCCCGACGGGCCGCCCACCGACTGGTGGATCTACGAGGACCTCAAGTTCCCGTACAAGCGCAACATCGCCGCCGTCGGCTTCGACCGCGACGAGATGACCCTGGAGGGGATCACCCGCGAGGAGATGCGGCGCGGGTGCTGGGACCCGGTCGCCCGGCTGAAGGACATGGACCTCAACCACGTCGAGGCCTCCCTCTGCTTCCCCACCTTCCCCCGCTTCTGCGGGCAGACCTTCGCCGAGGCCCACGACAAGGAGGTCGCCCTCGCCTGCGTCCGCGCCTACAACGACTGGATGGTCGAGGAGTGGTGCGGCGGCAGCGGCGGCCGGCTGATCCCGCTCTGCATCATCCCGCTCTGGGACATCGACCTCGCCGTGGCCGAGATCCGGCGCAACGCCGCCCGGGGCGTCAGGGCCGTCACCTTCTCCGAGATCCCCACCCACCTCGGACTGCCGTCGATCCACTCCGGCTACTGGGACCCGTTCTTCGCCGTCTGCCAGGAGACCGGGACGGTGGTCAACATGCACATCGGCTCCAGCAGCCAGATGCCCGCCGCCTCCCCCGACGCCCCGCCCGCCGTCCAGGCCTCGCTGAGCTTCAACAACGCCATGGCCTCGATGATGGACTTCCTCTTCAGCGGGGTCCTCGTGAAGTTCCCCCGGCTCAAACTCGCCTACAGCGAGGGGCAGATGGGCTGGATCCCGTACGCCCTCGAACGCGCCGACGACGTCTGGGAGGAGCACCGCGCCTGGGGCGGCGTCCGCGACCTCATCCCCGAGCCGCCGTCCACGTACTACTACCGGCAGATCTTCTGCTGCTTCTTCCGCGACAAGCACGGCATCGCCTCGCTCGACGTCGTCGGCCGGGACAACGCCACCTTCGAGACCGACTACCCGCACGTCGACTCGACCTTCCCGCACACCAAGGAGGTCGCCCTCGACCACGTCCAGGGCCTCGACGACGAGACGGTCTACAAGCTCATGCGCGGCAACGCCATCCGCATGCTCGACCTCGACTTCGACCGAGGCCGGGGCACCGTCTGA
- the purU gene encoding formyltetrahydrofolate deformylase: MTDQYVLTLSCPDKQGIVHAVSSYLFITGCNIEDSQQFGDRDTGLFFMRVHFSAEAPVNVDKLRASFAAVGDSFVMDWQINRADERMRVVLMVSKFGHCLNDLLFRSRIGALPVEIVAVVSNHTDFEALVGSYGLPFRHIPVTKDTKAGAEAELLDLVREQDVELVVLARYMQVLSDDLCKRLSGRIINIHHSFLPSFKGAKPYHQAHARGVKLIGATAHYVTADLDEGPIIEQEVERVGHEVTPDQLVAIGRDVECQALARAVKWHAERRILLNGRRTVVFA, translated from the coding sequence ATGACCGACCAGTACGTCCTCACCCTCTCGTGCCCGGACAAGCAGGGCATCGTGCACGCCGTGTCGAGCTACCTCTTCATCACCGGGTGCAACATCGAGGACAGCCAGCAGTTCGGAGACCGCGACACCGGACTCTTCTTCATGAGGGTCCACTTCTCGGCCGAGGCCCCCGTGAACGTCGACAAGCTGCGGGCCAGCTTCGCCGCCGTCGGCGACTCCTTCGTGATGGACTGGCAGATCAACCGCGCCGACGAGCGCATGCGGGTCGTCCTCATGGTGTCGAAGTTCGGCCACTGCCTGAACGACCTGCTGTTCCGCTCCCGGATCGGCGCGCTGCCGGTGGAGATCGTCGCCGTCGTCTCCAACCACACCGACTTCGAGGCACTCGTCGGTTCGTACGGGCTGCCCTTCCGGCACATCCCCGTCACCAAGGACACCAAGGCCGGGGCGGAGGCCGAGCTGCTCGACCTGGTCCGCGAGCAGGATGTCGAACTGGTCGTCCTCGCCCGCTACATGCAGGTCCTCTCCGACGACCTCTGCAAGCGGCTCTCCGGGCGGATCATCAACATCCACCACTCCTTCCTCCCCAGCTTCAAGGGCGCCAAGCCCTACCACCAGGCGCACGCGCGCGGTGTGAAGCTGATCGGCGCGACCGCCCACTACGTGACGGCCGACCTCGACGAGGGCCCGATCATCGAGCAGGAGGTCGAGCGCGTCGGCCACGAGGTCACCCCGGACCAGCTGGTCGCGATCGGCCGGGACGTGGAGTGCCAGGCGCTGGCCCGCGCGGTGAAGTGGCACGCGGAGCGCCGCATCCTCCTGAACGGCCGCCGCACGGTCGTCTTCGCGTAG
- a CDS encoding sigma-70 family RNA polymerase sigma factor: MAMDTPPRWDRRMQQRLARGEAAALGELYDRFAALVHSLAHRVLDDDDAADQITREVFGYIWENPDAYDPKQGNLRSWVAKLTQRQAVHRLRQNEATAYAETGIGSAEELEQKVRRATVAARADYIVTSMPRPLRAALELAYFQRRDYRQTAADLGVTEDEARRRLRLGLQLLSSAHTRPAEGGAPPGYGRAL; encoded by the coding sequence ATGGCGATGGACACACCACCGCGCTGGGACCGCAGGATGCAGCAGCGGCTGGCGCGCGGCGAGGCCGCCGCGCTCGGCGAGCTGTACGACCGGTTCGCCGCCCTGGTGCACAGCCTCGCCCACCGGGTCCTCGACGACGACGACGCCGCCGACCAGATCACCCGCGAGGTCTTCGGCTACATCTGGGAGAACCCCGACGCCTACGACCCCAAGCAGGGCAACCTGCGCTCGTGGGTCGCCAAGCTGACCCAGCGGCAGGCCGTCCACCGCCTCCGGCAGAACGAGGCCACGGCGTACGCGGAGACCGGGATCGGCTCCGCCGAGGAACTGGAACAGAAGGTCCGGCGGGCCACCGTCGCCGCCCGCGCCGACTACATCGTCACGTCCATGCCGAGACCGCTTCGGGCCGCGCTGGAACTGGCGTACTTCCAGCGCCGGGACTACCGGCAGACCGCCGCCGACCTCGGCGTCACCGAGGACGAGGCCCGGCGGCGCCTCCGCCTCGGCCTCCAGCTGCTCTCCTCGGCCCACACCCGCCCCGCCGAGGGCGGAGCGCCGCCCGGCTACGGACGGGCGCTGTGA
- a CDS encoding STAS domain-containing protein, with amino-acid sequence MTTIEVDEDEYDSWTVFQVRGEMDLITSPRIRRRVHDAVAGGRHDLVIDLSAVRFCDSSGVGVLIAARRLLRSCGGRLRLILPEDREGHVGRVLAALGVRRLFEVYEDVPAAVAGAGASAGATAN; translated from the coding sequence GTGACGACGATCGAGGTCGACGAGGACGAGTACGACTCCTGGACGGTGTTCCAGGTGCGCGGAGAGATGGACCTGATCACCTCCCCGCGGATACGCAGGAGGGTCCACGACGCCGTGGCGGGTGGCCGCCACGACCTGGTGATCGACCTGTCCGCCGTGCGGTTCTGCGATTCCAGCGGGGTCGGCGTCCTGATCGCGGCCCGCCGGCTGCTCCGCTCCTGCGGCGGCCGGCTGCGGCTGATCCTCCCGGAGGACCGGGAGGGCCATGTCGGCCGGGTGCTGGCCGCGCTCGGCGTCCGCCGCCTCTTCGAGGTGTACGAGGACGTGCCGGCGGCGGTCGCCGGGGCGGGCGCCTCGGCGGGCGCGACCGCGAACTGA
- a CDS encoding zf-HC2 domain-containing protein, whose product MTGANDDADDVARAPWIPGPRRAADDHADLTAEAAYGDGPPPESPPEPEPEVPVLSHGVLKSLLGAWALSACSAGETQAVEDHLTVCAPCADEALRLRDAVALLHEDRDLDLDPLLRSRVLENCLGRRPARIPVPDWVTPYDAETARLDALLRDIGESEWHAPVRLKWYEEDRLVRRKATVAGVIGHLLAVDGLVGVALGLDDPLGAGSPELSPTERTEALWSGLDRPANRSLRGPWREQSHNLIRTVSFAGRGVADLTVTYKDFALPLRDSLLERAFECWVHADDIANAVAYPYAPPSGAHLHGMIDLAARLLPAALAGRRRTGLAAPARHLVAAGAPGRSLHLEVEGAGGGHWYIALDSPAAVGSPERAVAQVAMDGVEFCQLVAGHISPEEAAAGQDGDREAIRDVLFAAASLSRL is encoded by the coding sequence GTGACCGGGGCGAACGACGACGCGGACGACGTCGCACGCGCCCCCTGGATCCCGGGCCCGCGCCGGGCGGCCGACGACCACGCGGACCTGACGGCGGAGGCGGCGTACGGGGACGGACCGCCACCGGAATCTCCACCGGAACCGGAACCCGAGGTCCCCGTGCTCAGCCATGGAGTGCTCAAGTCCCTGCTCGGGGCCTGGGCGCTTTCGGCGTGTTCGGCCGGGGAGACGCAGGCCGTCGAGGACCACCTCACCGTCTGCGCGCCCTGCGCCGACGAGGCCCTGCGGCTCCGCGACGCCGTGGCGCTGCTCCACGAGGACCGCGACCTGGACCTCGACCCGCTGCTGCGCTCCCGGGTCCTGGAGAACTGCCTCGGCCGCCGCCCGGCCCGTATCCCCGTCCCCGACTGGGTCACCCCGTACGACGCCGAGACCGCGCGGCTCGACGCGCTGCTGCGGGACATCGGCGAGTCCGAGTGGCACGCCCCGGTCCGGCTCAAGTGGTACGAGGAGGACCGGCTCGTCCGCCGGAAGGCGACCGTCGCCGGGGTCATCGGCCACCTCCTCGCCGTCGACGGACTGGTGGGGGTGGCGCTCGGACTCGACGACCCGCTGGGCGCGGGCTCGCCCGAGCTGTCGCCGACGGAGCGCACCGAGGCGCTCTGGTCGGGCCTCGACCGGCCCGCGAACCGGTCCCTGCGGGGTCCCTGGCGGGAGCAGAGCCACAACCTGATCCGCACGGTCTCGTTCGCGGGCCGGGGCGTGGCGGACCTGACCGTCACCTACAAGGACTTCGCGCTGCCGCTGCGCGACTCGCTCCTGGAGCGGGCCTTCGAGTGCTGGGTGCACGCGGACGACATCGCGAACGCGGTGGCCTACCCGTACGCCCCGCCCAGCGGCGCGCATCTGCACGGCATGATCGACCTGGCGGCGCGGCTGCTCCCGGCGGCCCTGGCCGGCCGCCGCCGCACCGGCCTCGCGGCCCCGGCCCGGCATCTCGTCGCGGCGGGCGCGCCGGGCCGCTCGCTCCATCTGGAGGTGGAGGGCGCGGGCGGCGGCCACTGGTACATCGCGCTGGACTCCCCGGCGGCGGTCGGTTCGCCGGAACGGGCGGTGGCTCAGGTGGCGATGGACGGGGTGGAGTTCTGCCAGCTGGTGGCGGGCCACATCTCGCCGGAGGAAGCGGCGGCGGGCCAGGACGGCGACCGCGAGGCGATCAGGGACGTCCTCTTCGCGGCGGCCTCCCTGAGCCGGCTGTAG
- a CDS encoding acyl-CoA dehydrogenase family protein: MDLSCTDEEEAYRAGLREWLAATLPGLPERPDPLDWPGRRAYDCGWQRRLYDAGYADVHWDASPTQRLIFLEETELAGAPYVGANFVGLLHAGPTVAAEGTPEQRARWLPPVLRGDEVWCQGFSEPGAGSDLASLRTRAVRDGDEYVISGQKIWTSHAEVADWCELLVRTDPGAASKHKGITWLAMPMDAPGITVRPLRTLAGSTEFAEVFLDEVRVPVGNRVGEENDGWRVTMVTLSFERGTAFVGEVVACRRLLGELARTARKNGTWDDPVLRRRLGRLSAEFRALWRIVQANVSEAQATGGAPGAGGSVFKLHYSHARQELYEAAAAVLGPEALDLGRDWTLDRLSSLSYTIAAGTSQIQRNIVAERILGLPKGR, translated from the coding sequence ATGGACCTCTCCTGCACCGACGAGGAGGAGGCCTACCGGGCCGGGCTGCGGGAATGGCTCGCCGCCACCCTCCCGGGCCTCCCCGAACGGCCCGACCCGCTCGACTGGCCGGGCCGCCGCGCCTACGACTGCGGCTGGCAGCGCAGGCTGTACGACGCCGGATACGCCGACGTCCACTGGGACGCCTCCCCGACCCAGCGGCTCATCTTCCTGGAGGAGACCGAACTCGCCGGTGCGCCCTACGTCGGCGCCAACTTCGTCGGGCTCCTCCACGCGGGCCCGACCGTCGCCGCCGAGGGCACGCCCGAACAGCGCGCCCGCTGGCTGCCGCCCGTCCTGCGCGGCGACGAGGTCTGGTGCCAGGGCTTCAGCGAGCCCGGCGCCGGCTCCGACCTCGCCTCGCTCCGCACCCGGGCGGTACGGGACGGGGACGAGTACGTCATCAGCGGCCAGAAGATCTGGACCTCGCACGCCGAGGTCGCCGACTGGTGCGAACTCCTTGTCCGTACGGACCCGGGGGCGGCCTCCAAGCACAAGGGCATCACCTGGCTCGCGATGCCCATGGACGCCCCCGGCATCACCGTACGGCCGCTGCGGACCCTCGCCGGGTCGACGGAGTTCGCCGAGGTCTTCCTCGACGAGGTGCGCGTGCCCGTCGGGAACCGGGTCGGCGAGGAGAACGACGGCTGGCGGGTCACCATGGTCACCCTCTCCTTCGAGCGCGGCACCGCGTTCGTCGGGGAGGTCGTCGCCTGCCGCCGTCTGCTCGGCGAACTCGCCCGCACCGCCCGGAAGAACGGCACCTGGGACGACCCCGTCCTGCGCCGGAGGCTCGGCAGGCTCTCCGCCGAGTTCCGGGCCCTCTGGCGGATCGTCCAGGCCAACGTCAGCGAGGCCCAGGCGACGGGCGGGGCCCCCGGGGCGGGCGGCTCCGTCTTCAAACTGCACTACTCCCACGCCCGCCAGGAGCTGTACGAAGCCGCCGCCGCGGTCCTCGGCCCCGAGGCGCTCGACCTCGGCCGCGACTGGACCCTGGACCGGCTGTCCTCGCTCTCGTACACGATCGCGGCCGGTACCTCCCAGATCCAGCGCAACATCGTCGCCGAGCGCATCCTCGGCCTGCCGAAGGGCCGGTGA